The Arthrobacter zhaoxinii sequence GGCTGGACTCGGTAAAGGAGTGCCCGTAGCCGAAGTCCATGGAAACGTCGCGGACTTCCATCTGGGTGCCCGGCACCTTGGAGCCGAAGCGGATGGTGGCGCCTTCGTCCGGCTGCACACGGATGACGACGGCGTTCTGGCCGAAGTCGTCGCCGTTGTGTTCGCGGAACAGCAGGTTGGGGGAGCGCTTGAAGACCACCGCAATTTCCGTGACGCGGCGTCCCAGCCGTTTGCCGGCCCGGAGATAGAACGGAACCCCGGCCCAGCGGCGGGTATTGATGTCCAGCCGGACTGCGGCGAAGGTTTCCGTCTTGGAGTCCGGGTTGAACCCTTCCTCCTCGAGGAAACCGGTGACCTTCTCGCCGCCCTGCCAGCCGCCGGTGTACTGCCCGCGCGCGGAGCTGCGGGAAAGGTCCTCCGGCAGCCGGACCGCGGCCAGCACCTTCTCCTTTTCGGCGCGGAGGTGCTCCGCGTTGAAGGAAATGGGCTCCTCCATCGCGGTCAGCGCGAGGAGCTGGAGCAGGTGGTTCTGGATGACGTCGCGGGCCGCGCCCACGCCGTCGTAATACCCTGCGCGGCCGCCGATGCCGATGTCTTCGGCCATGGTGATCTGTACGTGGTCCACGTAGTTGGCGTTCCAGATCGGTTCGAACAACTGGTTCGCGAAGCGCAGGGCCAGGATGTTCTGGACCGTTTCCTTGCCCAGGTAGTGGTCGATCCGGAACACCGAGTCGGCGGGGAAGACGGACTCCACCACGTTGTTCAGTTCCCGGGCCGAGGCCAGGTCATGGCCGAACGGCTTTTCGATCACCACCCGCCGCCACTTGCCCTCGGAGGTCTTGGCGAGTCCGTGCTCGGAGAGCTGCTGGCAGACCTGTTCAAAGGATTTGGGCGGCACCGAGAGATAGAACGCGTGGTTGCCCCGGGTTCCGCGGCGTTCGTCCAGGTCCTCGAGGGTCGCCTTGAGGTTCCCGAAGGCTTCGTCGCTGTCGAAACCGCCCTCTACAAACCGAATGCCTTCGGCCAGCTGCTTCCACACGCCTTCGTCGAAGTCGGTCCGGGCATGGGCCTGGACCGACTCCTTCACCTGCGCGGCGAACTCCTCGTCGCTCCACGGGCGGCGGCCGAAGCCCACCAGCGAAAAGCTCGGGGGGAGCAGGCCGCGGTTGGCCAGGTCGTAGACGGCGGGAATGAGCTTCTTCCGTGCGAGGTCTCCGGTGACGCCGAAGATCACCAGGGAGGACGGACCGGCGATCCGGCTCAGCCGGAGGTCGCGCGGATCCCGGAGGGGGTTGCCCGTCCCTGTCTTCTCCTCGGCGCGCATTTAGTTGCTGCTTTCTTCTGCTGCCAGGGCGCGCACGACGTTTTCGATTTCGCGGATCCCTTCGTCGCGGTTCAGCAGGTGCAGGCGCAGGACCGGGCGGCCCTGGTCCGCAAGGACCTGAGCGTCGCCGGCTGCCTGCGCACTGATGAGCTCACCGAAGGTGAAGGGCCGGTCCGGAATGGAAACGTCTTCGGCGGGCCTGCCGGTGATCTGCAGGTAAACGCCCTGCGCCGGCCCGCCCTTGTGGAACTGGCCGGTGGAGTGCAGGAACCGCGGACCCCAGCCGAAAGTCACGGGACGGCCGGTGGCTGCTGCCAGCTCCGGGCGGATGCCTGCGAGCTCTGCCTGCCGGGCACGGTCGAGGTAGGCCTGGACGCTGAGGTAGCCGTCCGTGCCGAGGTGGCGGAGCAGGGCGGCCAGCGCGCCCCGGAGGGTATGTGCGGTGCCGAGCAGGTCGGCCGGGCCGCGCACCTCGACGGACCCGTCCACGAAGGACGGCTCCGTGGCTTCGGGGGTGGCGTCCAGCAGTCCGCGTGCTGCCTTCTTCGCAGCCTCGACGTCGGGCTGGTCGAACGGGTTGATGTTCAGCAGGCGTCCCGCCACCGCGGTGGCGAACTCCCAGAGCATCATGGAGCCGCCCAGGCTGCCGGAGACCACTACCTGGTCCCCTTCGGGGAGGGCCTCCGAGTCAACGGGGACAATCCGGACGGTGAGCACGTCGCCGGCTCCGGAAACCATCTCCGGTGCGCCGGGCTCGACGGCGACGGGCAGCAGGCCGGTGCCGAGCTTGCCGGTGGACTCGGCAATCAGCTGTTCGGCCCAGTCCGGGAAGCCGGCCAGGCCGGAGCCTTCGTCCACAATAACGATCTTGTTGCGCAGCGGGTCGGTTCCGCCGAGTGCCGCTCCGAGTTCCAAACCGATGTTGTCCGGTGCGTCGTCCCGCAGGATTTCCGCCGTCATCTCGGCGTCGTCCAGCAGGGTCTCAATGTCCGCTCCGGCCAGGCCCGAGGGCACCAGGCCGAACGCGGTCAGGGCGGAGTAGCGCCCGCCGACGTTGGGATCGGCGTTGAACACGGCGCGGTACCCGGCCTCGCGGGCCGCCGCGTCCAGCGGCGACCCCGGGTCGGTGACAACCACAATGCGTGACTTGGCGTCGATACCGGCGTCGGTGAAGGCCTGTTCGAAGACCCGGCGCTGCGAATCGGTTTCCACCGTGGAGCCCGACTTGGAGCTCACCACAATGACGGTTTCCGCCAGGCGGTCGCCCAGGGCTGCGGCGACGACGTCGGGGTCGGTGGAATCCAGCACGGTCAGGTCCACACCCGCGGAGCGGGTAATGACCTCGGGCGCCAGGGAAGAGCCGCCCATGCCGGCCAGGACCACGCGGGTCACCGACTCGGCAGCGAGCTCTTCCCGAAGCGCCGCGATCTGTCCCACGAGCGGCCGGGAGCTTTCTCCGGGATTGAGCCAGCCCAGGCGAATGGACGCCTCGGCTTCGGCATCGGGACCCCACAGGGTGGGATCCTGCGCCACGAGGCGGGAGGCAACTTCATCTCCCACGAGTTCGGGCACCTTGGCGTCGACGGCGGCACTTGCCGCCCCGGCTGCTTCAAAGGACAGTGTGGTCATGTTTTCCTATGCCTCTTTCGCGGTATCCAGTGCGTTCTGAACGGTCTGCAGGAGTTCGCCCCAGCTGACCACGAACTTATCGAGGCCTTCGGTCTCCAGCTGCTCCACAACGTCGTTGTAGGAGATGCCCAGGCCGTCGAGCTGGTCCAGCACGCCGTTGGATTCGGTGTAGGTGCCGGTGATCGTGTCGCCGGTGACCTCGCCGTGGTCCGC is a genomic window containing:
- the zwf gene encoding glucose-6-phosphate dehydrogenase, coding for MRAEEKTGTGNPLRDPRDLRLSRIAGPSSLVIFGVTGDLARKKLIPAVYDLANRGLLPPSFSLVGFGRRPWSDEEFAAQVKESVQAHARTDFDEGVWKQLAEGIRFVEGGFDSDEAFGNLKATLEDLDERRGTRGNHAFYLSVPPKSFEQVCQQLSEHGLAKTSEGKWRRVVIEKPFGHDLASARELNNVVESVFPADSVFRIDHYLGKETVQNILALRFANQLFEPIWNANYVDHVQITMAEDIGIGGRAGYYDGVGAARDVIQNHLLQLLALTAMEEPISFNAEHLRAEKEKVLAAVRLPEDLSRSSARGQYTGGWQGGEKVTGFLEEEGFNPDSKTETFAAVRLDINTRRWAGVPFYLRAGKRLGRRVTEIAVVFKRSPNLLFREHNGDDFGQNAVVIRVQPDEGATIRFGSKVPGTQMEVRDVSMDFGYGHSFTESSPEAYERLILDVLLGEPPLFPRHEEVELSWKIVDPFEEYWASLDSQPEPYAPGSWGPDSANELLAQDGRTWRRP
- a CDS encoding glucose-6-phosphate isomerase → MTTLSFEAAGAASAAVDAKVPELVGDEVASRLVAQDPTLWGPDAEAEASIRLGWLNPGESSRPLVGQIAALREELAAESVTRVVLAGMGGSSLAPEVITRSAGVDLTVLDSTDPDVVAAALGDRLAETVIVVSSKSGSTVETDSQRRVFEQAFTDAGIDAKSRIVVVTDPGSPLDAAAREAGYRAVFNADPNVGGRYSALTAFGLVPSGLAGADIETLLDDAEMTAEILRDDAPDNIGLELGAALGGTDPLRNKIVIVDEGSGLAGFPDWAEQLIAESTGKLGTGLLPVAVEPGAPEMVSGAGDVLTVRIVPVDSEALPEGDQVVVSGSLGGSMMLWEFATAVAGRLLNINPFDQPDVEAAKKAARGLLDATPEATEPSFVDGSVEVRGPADLLGTAHTLRGALAALLRHLGTDGYLSVQAYLDRARQAELAGIRPELAAATGRPVTFGWGPRFLHSTGQFHKGGPAQGVYLQITGRPAEDVSIPDRPFTFGELISAQAAGDAQVLADQGRPVLRLHLLNRDEGIREIENVVRALAAEESSN